The following are encoded together in the Candidatus Bathyarchaeota archaeon genome:
- a CDS encoding adenylate kinase, with amino-acid sequence MVSEDNFLMKGLVLVTGIPGVGKTAVLNEFEKIAKKCKVKASIINYGSIMNSILEDKGKDLNRDEIRTQKMGSQKKIQLKAADIIAKKGGKSIIIVDTHMAINTKAGFLPGLPYDVLKKLNPHLLILIETAPKDILKRRGLDNSRDRDSQSIQEIELGLEWSRYLASACSTLVGIPVKILMNEHGKQKKVANDLFNSIIEQLGD; translated from the coding sequence TTGGTAAGTGAGGATAACTTCCTAATGAAGGGTTTAGTTCTAGTCACCGGCATACCTGGTGTAGGGAAGACTGCTGTATTAAATGAGTTCGAAAAAATCGCCAAAAAGTGCAAAGTCAAAGCTTCTATTATAAACTATGGCTCAATTATGAATTCTATTCTAGAAGATAAAGGTAAAGACCTTAATAGAGACGAAATAAGAACCCAAAAAATGGGTTCTCAAAAAAAAATTCAGCTTAAAGCAGCTGACATTATCGCAAAAAAAGGTGGAAAAAGCATAATAATAGTCGATACTCATATGGCCATAAATACGAAAGCCGGATTTCTGCCTGGCCTTCCATACGATGTGTTAAAAAAATTAAATCCACATCTATTAATATTAATAGAAACAGCCCCAAAGGATATATTGAAAAGAAGGGGATTAGATAACAGCAGGGATAGAGATAGTCAATCAATACAGGAGATAGAGCTTGGATTAGAGTGGTCGCGTTACCTAGCATCAGCATGTTCAACACTTGTTGGTATCCCGGTGAAGATTTTAATGAATGAACATGGAAAACAAAAAAAGGTTGCGAATGATTTATTTAATTCAATAATTGAGCAACTAGGTGATTGA
- a CDS encoding 50S ribosomal protein L5: METKPEPEINQMKKIRIEKVIASISVGASGEPLERAKQVLNQLTDQKVCTRKAKQTIKDFGIRKGEPIACLVTLRNERASDFLKKALEAVENKLKASSFDGFGNFSLGIKEHIEIPGTRYDPVLGIFGMDVNVTLERLGYRVKRRRIRGSQVGNKHLITKDEAMDFIQENFEAEITERKQ, from the coding sequence ATGGAAACCAAGCCAGAACCAGAGATAAATCAAATGAAAAAAATCAGAATTGAAAAAGTAATTGCTAGCATCAGTGTGGGAGCATCAGGGGAGCCCTTAGAAAGAGCAAAGCAGGTTTTAAATCAATTGACCGATCAAAAGGTCTGTACTAGAAAGGCCAAACAAACTATAAAGGACTTTGGAATAAGAAAGGGCGAACCAATAGCTTGCTTAGTAACATTGAGAAATGAGAGAGCCAGTGATTTCTTGAAAAAAGCTTTGGAAGCCGTTGAAAATAAATTAAAAGCTTCAAGCTTCGACGGATTCGGTAACTTTTCATTAGGAATTAAAGAGCATATAGAGATACCAGGAACTAGATATGATCCTGTGCTTGGGATATTTGGAATGGATGTTAATGTAACTTTAGAAAGATTGGGTTATAGAGTTAAAAGACGAAGGATTAGAGGATCGCAAGTTGGTAATAAACACTTAATCACCAAAGATGAAGCGATGGATTTTATCCAAGAGAATTTTGAAGCAGAAATAACAGAAAGGAAGCAATGA
- a CDS encoding AAA family ATPase, with the protein MSPIIAIGGLHGIGKSTVAKALAKHFKLRYISAGKAFRQMAKRKTLTLQEFSKLADEDPSIDLEIDDFIKIEAEKGDAIAEGQLAPWMLKDVADMKILLTAPEKVRIKRIAGREKISLDEAKKRTAIREKIEKERYEKYYNIDVSDVSIYDLIFDTSLLRKEETIKTLEAMIKGYLTKSFKKR; encoded by the coding sequence TTGAGTCCAATAATAGCGATAGGTGGACTGCATGGAATAGGAAAATCAACAGTTGCTAAAGCATTAGCCAAGCATTTTAAATTGAGATATATTTCAGCTGGGAAAGCCTTCAGGCAAATGGCCAAAAGGAAAACCCTAACTTTACAAGAATTCTCTAAATTAGCTGACGAAGATCCTAGCATAGATCTTGAAATTGATGATTTTATCAAAATAGAGGCGGAGAAAGGTGATGCTATTGCTGAGGGCCAGTTGGCTCCTTGGATGTTAAAAGATGTAGCAGATATGAAAATTCTTTTAACAGCCCCAGAAAAAGTCAGAATAAAGAGAATAGCTGGAAGAGAAAAAATATCTTTAGATGAAGCTAAGAAAAGAACAGCTATTAGAGAAAAAATTGAGAAAGAGAGATATGAAAAATACTATAATATTGACGTAAGCGATGTATCTATATACGACTTAATATTTGATACTTCTTTACTTAGGAAGGAAGAAACCATAAAAACTTTGGAGGCTATGATTAAAGGCTACCTTACAAAGAGCTTTAAGAAGAGGTAA
- a CDS encoding EMC3/TMCO1 family protein: MVDFGGIMDYLMNALSPYASIPDSTFLIMGIAMVLATTTNILNRFLVDVDKMRNVMAQVTTWRKEFDEARKSGDQKKIAKATNKQKGIMQLQSRMMWDRMKVSFIYLGPFWILFYVLNTFFRGETVALSPFTFPILLGEELRFISWYILCSFSFSLPLSRILNVNPEV; encoded by the coding sequence ATGGTAGATTTTGGCGGAATAATGGATTATTTAATGAATGCTTTGAGCCCATATGCATCTATACCAGATTCAACTTTTTTAATAATGGGAATTGCTATGGTACTAGCTACAACTACAAATATATTGAATCGATTTTTAGTAGATGTTGATAAGATGAGGAACGTTATGGCCCAAGTTACAACTTGGAGAAAGGAATTTGATGAAGCTAGAAAAAGTGGTGATCAGAAAAAAATTGCTAAAGCCACTAACAAACAGAAGGGCATAATGCAGCTTCAAAGCAGAATGATGTGGGATAGAATGAAAGTTAGTTTCATATATCTTGGTCCTTTTTGGATTTTATTCTATGTTCTAAATACATTTTTCAGAGGCGAAACAGTCGCTTTATCACCATTTACATTTCCTATATTGCTTGGCGAAGAACTTCGTTTCATATCATGGTACATTCTCTGTTCTTTCTCTTTCAGTCTACCCTTATCCAGAATTCTTAATGTAAATCCAGAAGTCTAA
- a CDS encoding 50S ribosomal protein L14e, producing the protein MKSIEVGMICIKTIGREAEQKCIIVDIIDKNFTLITGPKEVNGVKRRRANIKHLIPTEETVDIKKGSTDKEVIDALKKAKKLDFLKSKEIKK; encoded by the coding sequence ATGAAATCGATTGAAGTTGGAATGATATGCATCAAAACTATTGGAAGAGAAGCGGAACAGAAATGCATAATTGTAGACATAATTGACAAGAATTTTACACTAATTACAGGTCCAAAAGAGGTCAACGGAGTAAAGAGAAGAAGAGCTAACATTAAGCATTTAATTCCTACTGAAGAAACTGTTGACATTAAGAAAGGATCTACTGATAAGGAAGTCATAGATGCTTTGAAAAAGGCAAAGAAGTTAGATTTCTTGAAATCTAAAGAGATCAAAAAGTGA
- a CDS encoding 30S ribosomal protein S14, which produces MMKQKPKKERKFGKASHPCRRCGQQGAVIRKYGLYLCRQCFREIANTLGFKKYS; this is translated from the coding sequence ATGATGAAACAAAAACCAAAAAAGGAAAGAAAATTTGGTAAAGCCAGCCACCCTTGCCGAAGATGTGGACAACAAGGTGCTGTGATAAGAAAATATGGATTATATCTATGTAGACAATGCTTTAGGGAGATTGCTAATACATTAGGATTTAAGAAATACTCATGA
- a CDS encoding 50S ribosomal protein L15, with product MATRKRRVRKQRGSRTCGWGTSGQHRDGGMKGGRGKSGMRKHNWTYVIRYGLTRRKIGFSPINDINKKPPINIGELDSKVDKLIAQGLAEKKGQKIEIDLTKLGYEKLLGSGKISRPIDIKVMKCSENAAKKIEEAGGSIISISKE from the coding sequence ATGGCTACAAGAAAAAGAAGAGTAAGGAAACAACGTGGTTCCAGAACTTGTGGCTGGGGCACTTCAGGACAGCATAGAGATGGAGGTATGAAGGGGGGCAGAGGTAAATCTGGTATGCGTAAGCATAACTGGACATATGTAATTCGGTACGGGCTAACACGAAGAAAAATTGGTTTTAGTCCAATTAATGACATAAATAAAAAACCCCCAATAAACATTGGTGAATTGGATAGTAAAGTAGATAAATTGATAGCACAAGGATTAGCAGAAAAAAAAGGACAAAAAATAGAGATTGATCTTACAAAACTTGGTTACGAAAAACTACTAGGCAGTGGAAAAATTTCAAGGCCAATTGACATTAAGGTTATGAAATGTTCAGAGAACGCTGCAAAAAAAATTGAAGAAGCTGGCGGTTCGATAATTTCTATTAGTAAAGAATAA
- the secY gene encoding preprotein translocase subunit SecY: MVRFIETFKPLVRYLPEIKSPDRKVAFNEKLFWTGIVLVIYLIMAEIPLYGVGGAGTGDPLGALRVIFASSRGTLMELGIGPIVTAGLILQILSGSKMIDIDMSNPQDRSLFTGASKVLAIFMTLFEALAYIIGGAYGQIDYTIQTAILLQLLAAGIMVMLMDELLQKGWGLGSGISLFIAAGVAQRIWWDCIAPIGPMDDNKYYGALIAFFQSIPMGEGIKDIFLRPGLPNMIGLITTLGVFVIVIYLNGYRINIPVSYAKYRGFRGKYPIKLLYPSNIPVIFAAALFGNAYFIGQILWQRVNPENTNFWLNLLAQFSTEEGGPIPIGGLVYYLTAPRSLLEVFEGPLRAGVYALLFIAVCVFFSITWVEVGGMDVKTVSKQLLDSGMQVEGFRRSPIPIQQILRRYIPTVTVLGGIIVGSIAVFADFLGAFGSGMGILLTVGIIEQYYQLLVRERISDMYPAMRGFLGK; encoded by the coding sequence TTGGTAAGATTTATCGAAACTTTCAAGCCATTAGTTCGATATCTGCCAGAGATCAAGTCTCCTGATAGAAAGGTAGCTTTCAATGAGAAATTGTTCTGGACTGGAATCGTTCTAGTAATATATTTGATAATGGCAGAGATCCCTCTATACGGTGTTGGTGGTGCTGGTACTGGTGATCCTTTAGGAGCGCTTAGAGTAATTTTCGCCTCAAGCAGAGGCACATTAATGGAACTTGGAATAGGACCAATTGTCACTGCAGGCTTAATACTCCAGATACTTTCAGGGTCTAAGATGATCGATATAGATATGTCCAACCCACAAGATAGATCGCTTTTTACAGGAGCTAGCAAAGTCCTTGCTATATTTATGACATTATTTGAAGCTCTAGCCTACATTATTGGTGGAGCATATGGACAAATAGATTACACAATACAAACTGCGATCCTACTACAATTATTGGCTGCTGGAATCATGGTAATGTTAATGGATGAACTTTTGCAGAAAGGATGGGGTCTTGGAAGTGGAATTAGTCTATTTATAGCAGCTGGTGTAGCTCAAAGGATCTGGTGGGATTGCATAGCACCGATAGGTCCGATGGACGATAATAAGTATTATGGCGCATTGATAGCATTTTTCCAATCTATTCCAATGGGTGAAGGAATTAAAGATATCTTTCTTCGTCCTGGATTACCAAACATGATTGGTCTTATTACGACATTAGGCGTTTTTGTTATTGTAATTTATCTGAACGGTTACAGAATAAATATCCCAGTTTCTTATGCGAAATACAGAGGTTTTAGAGGTAAGTATCCAATAAAGCTCCTTTACCCTTCAAACATTCCTGTCATATTTGCAGCTGCTTTATTTGGCAACGCCTATTTTATCGGCCAAATTCTTTGGCAGCGAGTCAATCCGGAAAACACTAACTTTTGGCTCAATTTGCTAGCTCAATTCTCTACAGAAGAAGGGGGACCAATACCAATTGGTGGATTAGTTTATTATTTAACAGCACCAAGAAGTTTGCTGGAAGTGTTTGAGGGCCCATTAAGAGCAGGGGTATATGCGTTACTCTTTATCGCAGTCTGTGTTTTCTTCTCAATAACTTGGGTTGAAGTAGGTGGAATGGATGTGAAAACTGTATCGAAACAGCTTCTTGATTCTGGAATGCAAGTCGAAGGTTTTAGAAGGTCTCCAATTCCAATTCAACAGATTCTTAGAAGGTACATACCTACTGTAACAGTACTCGGTGGAATTATAGTGGGTTCGATAGCTGTTTTTGCAGATTTCTTAGGAGCATTTGGATCAGGAATGGGCATTCTGCTTACAGTAGGAATTATTGAACAATATTATCAACTCTTAGTTCGAGAAAGAATCAGCGATATGTATCCGGCAATGAGAGGCTTTCTTGGTAAGTGA
- a CDS encoding 50S ribosomal protein L32e, producing the protein MESEKKKAINLRNKMKMNRPRIIRQESWRYKRIKSSWRRPPGVTSCMRLQRRGWPRLNSASFGIPKILRNIHPSGLREILVHRPEDLEGADPKKQAVRIAACVGERKRMIIIEKADTMDLKILNPRLMEEKEEIPETGESITEEEDIEKEKEKTKK; encoded by the coding sequence ATGGAGTCTGAAAAAAAGAAAGCAATCAACCTTCGGAATAAAATGAAGATGAATAGACCACGAATTATTAGACAAGAGAGTTGGCGTTATAAACGAATAAAATCGTCTTGGAGAAGGCCCCCGGGGGTAACTAGTTGTATGAGACTCCAGAGGCGAGGATGGCCCAGATTGAACTCCGCTAGTTTTGGGATTCCAAAAATACTAAGAAATATTCATCCATCTGGATTAAGAGAGATATTGGTCCATAGACCTGAAGATCTGGAAGGAGCGGATCCAAAAAAACAAGCCGTAAGGATTGCAGCATGTGTTGGTGAAAGGAAAAGAATGATTATAATCGAAAAAGCAGATACAATGGATCTTAAAATTTTGAATCCAAGACTAATGGAGGAAAAAGAGGAGATCCCAGAGACCGGGGAGAGTATTACAGAAGAGGAGGACATTGAAAAAGAAAAAGAGAAAACGAAAAAGTGA
- a CDS encoding 50S ribosomal protein L19e, translating into MDLKSQKRIAAQLLKAGQNRVWMDPEQLDRIENAITKNEIRRLVHEGVIRRKAQLGISKGRGRKLRKGAGSRKGSKITKKRLWIKKIRALRKGSRELVEKRMITRNTYRKLINMSKGGAFRSKSHLKEYIEAHKLLRRK; encoded by the coding sequence ATGGATTTGAAGAGTCAAAAAAGAATAGCTGCCCAATTATTAAAGGCGGGACAAAATAGAGTGTGGATGGATCCGGAGCAACTAGATAGAATTGAGAATGCAATAACAAAGAATGAGATAAGAAGACTTGTTCACGAGGGCGTCATAAGACGAAAGGCTCAATTAGGTATAAGTAAGGGCAGGGGAAGAAAATTAAGGAAAGGCGCCGGTAGTAGAAAGGGTTCAAAAATTACTAAAAAGAGGCTTTGGATTAAGAAGATTAGGGCCTTAAGAAAGGGGTCAAGGGAATTGGTGGAGAAAAGAATGATCACGAGAAACACTTATAGGAAACTAATAAACATGTCGAAAGGTGGAGCTTTCAGAAGTAAGTCTCATTTGAAAGAATATATTGAAGCTCACAAGCTTCTAAGAAGAAAATGA
- a CDS encoding 30S ribosomal protein S5: MRYKKGYRQSSQSSQTEAGWVPKTKIGKLVQEGKLTSLEDIFTQGQRIMEPEIVDVLLPEIKQEVLGIGFVQKQTDAGEKSRFKAIVVVGNNDGYIGVGEGKAPQVRMAINKATTQAKLNIVPLKRGCGSWECGCKQPHSLPFKVRGKCGSVTFELHPAPRGLGLVGGEVPKNILTLAGIKDCWTRSYGSTSTLSSTSFAIFNCLKDTYHVITPKDWVS; encoded by the coding sequence ATGAGGTATAAAAAGGGGTATAGACAGAGTTCACAGAGTTCACAGACTGAAGCTGGTTGGGTTCCGAAGACCAAAATTGGAAAATTGGTACAAGAAGGAAAGCTGACTTCATTGGAGGATATATTTACACAAGGTCAAAGAATAATGGAGCCTGAAATAGTTGATGTGTTATTACCTGAAATTAAACAGGAAGTCTTAGGCATTGGATTCGTACAAAAACAGACTGATGCTGGAGAAAAATCTAGATTCAAGGCCATAGTGGTCGTTGGTAATAATGATGGATACATTGGAGTTGGAGAAGGAAAGGCTCCTCAAGTTAGGATGGCTATAAATAAAGCCACTACTCAAGCAAAATTAAATATTGTTCCACTCAAACGTGGATGCGGAAGTTGGGAGTGTGGTTGCAAACAACCTCACTCGCTTCCATTTAAGGTTAGGGGCAAATGTGGTAGTGTAACATTTGAATTACATCCTGCTCCCAGAGGTTTAGGTTTAGTCGGTGGCGAAGTCCCCAAAAACATATTGACTTTAGCCGGGATAAAGGATTGTTGGACTAGGAGCTATGGATCAACGAGCACCCTTTCTTCAACATCTTTTGCTATATTCAACTGTTTAAAAGATACTTATCATGTTATTACTCCTAAGGATTGGGTTTCATAA
- a CDS encoding 50S ribosomal protein L6, with protein MEIIERIVEIPENINMNIAEKKVTVTGPKGNLSEDFSHMPVDISIDKQKAVISASWPKKKEIAIVGTAAATLKNMIKGVTEGFIYKLRTVHAHFPVTIKVQEQEKKIIIENFIGEKNPRIAKIIGDVNVKVTDDEITVEGINIKDVSQTASNMEVATKIRDKDQRVFLDGIYISEKK; from the coding sequence ATGGAGATTATTGAAAGAATTGTAGAGATCCCTGAGAATATTAATATGAATATTGCTGAAAAGAAGGTCACTGTTACGGGACCGAAAGGCAATCTATCTGAAGATTTCTCACATATGCCTGTTGATATTTCAATAGATAAACAAAAAGCAGTAATATCAGCATCTTGGCCCAAGAAAAAAGAGATCGCGATAGTAGGGACAGCTGCAGCAACTCTTAAGAATATGATAAAAGGAGTGACAGAGGGTTTCATCTATAAATTGAGGACGGTTCACGCGCATTTTCCCGTTACCATAAAAGTCCAGGAGCAAGAAAAGAAGATCATAATTGAAAATTTTATAGGTGAGAAGAATCCAAGAATTGCGAAAATAATTGGTGATGTTAATGTGAAAGTTACAGACGATGAAATAACAGTCGAAGGAATTAACATAAAAGACGTTAGCCAGACAGCTTCCAATATGGAAGTTGCAACAAAGATTAGAGATAAGGATCAAAGAGTTTTTCTTGATGGAATCTATATTAGCGAGAAGAAGTGA